A window from Marinagarivorans cellulosilyticus encodes these proteins:
- a CDS encoding NADH:ubiquinone reductase (Na(+)-transporting) subunit D, with protein sequence MKAKELLFKPVLDDNPIGLQILGICSALAVTSSLNVTLVMCIALTTVTAFSNFFVSLVRNHAPGNIRIIVQMTIIASLVIVVDQVLKAVAYDLSKQLSVFVGLIITNCIVMGRAEAFAMKNPPLPSFLDGIGNGLGYSFFLIILGVVRELFGSGKLLGFEILPLVTEGGWYVSNGLLLLPPSAFFLIGLIIWGIRAFKPAQVEHDEFKIAHNSTKTAEVL encoded by the coding sequence ATGAAAGCTAAAGAATTACTGTTTAAACCCGTATTAGACGACAACCCCATTGGTTTACAGATCCTTGGGATTTGTTCTGCTTTGGCGGTGACAAGCAGCTTGAATGTAACATTGGTAATGTGTATTGCATTGACCACGGTAACGGCATTCTCTAACTTTTTCGTCTCGTTGGTGCGCAACCATGCGCCGGGCAATATTCGTATTATTGTGCAAATGACGATCATTGCATCGTTGGTAATTGTTGTAGACCAAGTGCTTAAAGCCGTTGCATACGATTTGAGTAAGCAACTTTCTGTATTTGTTGGTCTTATTATTACTAACTGTATCGTAATGGGCCGCGCAGAAGCTTTTGCGATGAAAAACCCACCACTACCGAGCTTTTTGGATGGTATTGGTAACGGCTTAGGTTATAGCTTCTTCTTGATTATTCTTGGTGTTGTGCGCGAGCTATTTGGCTCGGGCAAGTTGTTAGGCTTTGAAATACTGCCCCTTGTGACTGAAGGTGGTTGGTATGTTTCTAACGGCTTATTACTATTGCCACCGAGTGCTTTCTTCTTGATTGGTTTGATTATTTGGGGCATTCGCGCCTTTAAACCTGCGCAAGTGGAGCACGACGAATTCAAGATTGCACAC
- a CDS encoding Na(+)-translocating NADH-quinone reductase subunit C — MASKDSIAKTLTVATLLCVVCSVIVSTAAVMLKPAQIANKELDFKRNILSAAGLLDPARTVEEQFENVVVKMVDLETGKFTTEISPKGYDQTKAAKDPKMSEVLPKAADTAKVGRVENYAKVYIAKTDDGKKVVVLPVRGYGLWGTLYGFLAVEGDMNTVVGLGFYDHKETPGLGGEVDNPRWKALWDGKKLFNSDGSVAIAVIKGAVDPSMKGSEHKVDGLSGATLTTKGVHNLIQFWLGEDGYGPFIANMKKGKA, encoded by the coding sequence GTGGCTAGTAAAGATAGCATTGCAAAAACGCTTACCGTGGCCACGCTTTTGTGTGTGGTCTGTTCGGTAATTGTATCGACAGCAGCGGTTATGCTTAAACCCGCTCAAATCGCTAACAAAGAGCTCGACTTCAAACGCAACATTTTATCGGCGGCAGGTTTATTAGACCCAGCCCGCACGGTAGAAGAGCAGTTTGAAAATGTTGTTGTGAAAATGGTCGATTTAGAAACTGGCAAGTTTACGACTGAGATTTCGCCTAAAGGCTACGACCAAACTAAAGCGGCTAAAGACCCAAAAATGTCAGAAGTGCTGCCTAAGGCTGCTGATACCGCAAAGGTTGGCCGTGTTGAAAACTACGCTAAAGTTTATATCGCCAAAACCGATGATGGCAAAAAAGTCGTGGTATTACCGGTTCGTGGCTATGGCTTGTGGGGCACGCTTTATGGCTTCTTGGCTGTAGAGGGCGATATGAATACCGTCGTTGGTTTAGGCTTTTACGATCACAAAGAAACTCCAGGGCTAGGTGGCGAAGTGGATAACCCACGCTGGAAGGCCTTATGGGATGGCAAAAAGCTATTTAACTCAGATGGCTCGGTGGCTATTGCTGTTATCAAGGGGGCGGTTGACCCATCAATGAAAGGCTCTGAGCATAAAGTTGATGGCCTTTCTGGTGCGACCTTGACGACAAAGGGTGTTCATAACCTTATCCAATTTTGGTTGGGCGAAGACGGTTATGGTCCATTTATCGCTAACATGAAAAAAGGTAAGGCTTAG
- a CDS encoding NADH:ubiquinone reductase (Na(+)-transporting) subunit B: protein MSLRKILDDMEPHFHKGGKWESWYALYEAVDTVFYKPSDTTKTTSHVRDGIDLKRMMITVWLCAFPAMFFGMYNTGFQANTILADMGMGGVEGWRGAIAAMLTAHDAGSIWDNMILGALYFLPVYLTVFVVGGFWEVLFAMKRGHEVNEGFFVTSILFALILPPSIPLWQAALGISFGVVIGKEVFGGTGKNFLNPALTGRAFLFFAYPGAMSGDAVWTAVDGYTGATALSIASSQGVDVLSQQISWFDAFLGNMQGSMGETSTLAIFIGGAVLLATGIASLRIVLGVFIGMTVTSLLLNAIGSETNAMFALPFYWHLVIGGFAFGMIFMATDPVSASMTNKGKWVYGALIGFMVVLIRVVNPAFPEGMMLAILFANLFAPLIDHFVVESNIKRRLARG from the coding sequence ATGAGTTTGCGTAAAATTTTAGATGATATGGAGCCGCACTTTCACAAAGGCGGTAAATGGGAAAGCTGGTATGCCTTGTACGAAGCGGTAGATACCGTTTTTTATAAGCCTAGCGATACTACCAAAACAACTTCACACGTACGCGATGGCATTGACCTTAAGCGCATGATGATTACTGTTTGGTTGTGTGCCTTCCCGGCAATGTTTTTTGGTATGTACAACACCGGTTTCCAAGCCAACACTATCCTTGCAGATATGGGTATGGGCGGTGTTGAAGGCTGGCGCGGCGCGATTGCTGCTATGTTAACGGCGCACGATGCCGGCAGCATTTGGGACAACATGATCTTGGGTGCACTGTACTTTTTACCGGTTTATTTAACGGTATTTGTCGTGGGTGGATTCTGGGAAGTGCTATTTGCCATGAAGCGCGGCCACGAGGTTAACGAAGGTTTCTTTGTTACTTCTATCCTTTTTGCCTTAATTCTTCCGCCAAGTATCCCTTTGTGGCAAGCCGCATTAGGTATTAGCTTTGGTGTTGTTATTGGTAAAGAAGTCTTTGGTGGTACAGGTAAAAACTTCTTAAACCCTGCATTAACAGGCCGTGCATTCTTGTTCTTTGCTTACCCTGGTGCAATGAGCGGTGATGCCGTTTGGACTGCGGTTGACGGCTACACCGGCGCTACTGCGCTTTCTATTGCTTCTTCGCAAGGCGTTGATGTACTTAGCCAGCAGATCTCTTGGTTTGATGCGTTCTTAGGCAATATGCAAGGCTCTATGGGTGAAACATCAACATTGGCCATCTTTATTGGTGGTGCCGTATTGTTGGCTACCGGTATTGCATCGTTGCGTATTGTGTTGGGTGTGTTTATCGGTATGACGGTAACGTCTTTACTGCTTAACGCGATTGGCTCAGAAACTAATGCCATGTTTGCTTTGCCGTTCTACTGGCACTTGGTGATTGGTGGTTTTGCCTTCGGTATGATCTTTATGGCAACCGACCCTGTTTCGGCTTCTATGACCAATAAAGGCAAGTGGGTTTACGGTGCCTTGATTGGTTTTATGGTTGTTCTTATTCGTGTGGTTAACCCCGCATTCCCAGAAGGCATGATGTTAGCGATTCTGTTTGCTAACTTATTTGCCCCTCTTATTGACCACTTTGTGGTTGAGTCAAATATCAAGCGGAGGTTAGCACGTGGCTAG